The following proteins come from a genomic window of Bacillota bacterium:
- a CDS encoding DEAD/DEAH box helicase: protein MAYNTNNPVIVQGDRTILVEVNNELYEEVRDEIARFAELEKSPEYIHTYRISPLSLWNAASSGMSAEMIIEILEKYSKFDLPQNVRRDIEDNVKKYGKVKLIRENGELFLVSEDRYIITEISNNKQVQQYIKERVNEFKLKISPDMRGHIKHLLIKIGHPVEDIAGYVSGAHFDIELKSITSEGREFHPRDYQQQAADAFYAGGSNKGGSGVIVLPCGAGKTVVGMILMEKIKSETLILTTNITALRQWKQELLDKTNIPEDCIGEYSGEVKEIKPVTISTYQILTHRNDRTQNFPHFDLFKKKDWGFIIYDEVHLLPAPVFRITAEIQAKRRLGLTATLVREDGLEEDVFSLIGPKKYDMPWKTLEKQGWIACANCIEVRVPMPEDIKMDYAVSNSRDKFRIAAENYKKMEVIDILLEKHREDNVLIIGQYIEQLNKIADKVKAPIITGKTPNEERIRMYEDFKKGRLKTLIVSKVANFAIDLPDANVAIQVSGTFGSRQEEAQRLGRILRPKERENVAYFYSLVTQESREQDFAANRQLFLTEQGYKYYIKSAHEIGVE from the coding sequence ATGGCGTATAACACCAACAACCCGGTTATAGTTCAGGGTGACAGGACCATACTGGTTGAAGTTAACAATGAACTGTACGAAGAAGTAAGAGACGAAATTGCCAGATTTGCTGAACTGGAGAAAAGCCCGGAATATATACATACTTATAGAATATCTCCCCTTTCCTTATGGAACGCTGCTTCCAGCGGCATGAGCGCAGAAATGATAATCGAAATACTTGAAAAATACAGTAAGTTTGACTTGCCGCAAAATGTAAGGAGGGATATAGAGGATAACGTTAAAAAGTACGGAAAGGTAAAGCTTATACGTGAAAATGGAGAGTTGTTCCTGGTATCGGAAGACAGGTATATTATCACTGAAATTTCAAATAACAAACAAGTGCAGCAGTATATAAAAGAAAGAGTAAATGAGTTTAAATTGAAGATTAGCCCTGACATGAGGGGACACATAAAACATCTGCTAATCAAGATAGGGCATCCTGTTGAAGATATAGCCGGATATGTCTCCGGTGCCCATTTTGATATAGAATTGAAAAGTATCACTTCCGAAGGAAGGGAGTTCCATCCCAGGGACTATCAGCAACAAGCTGCTGACGCATTTTATGCCGGAGGTTCAAATAAAGGGGGCAGCGGAGTAATCGTCCTCCCTTGCGGTGCAGGTAAAACAGTTGTGGGAATGATTTTAATGGAAAAGATAAAGAGTGAAACCCTGATACTTACTACAAACATTACCGCACTGAGACAGTGGAAGCAGGAACTATTGGATAAGACCAACATTCCTGAAGACTGTATCGGTGAATACAGCGGAGAAGTCAAAGAAATCAAGCCCGTGACCATATCAACCTACCAGATACTGACCCACAGGAATGACAGAACACAGAATTTCCCTCACTTTGATTTGTTTAAAAAGAAAGACTGGGGATTTATAATATATGATGAAGTTCATCTGCTGCCCGCACCTGTTTTCAGAATAACTGCCGAAATACAGGCAAAAAGAAGGCTTGGGCTTACAGCAACCCTTGTAAGGGAGGATGGACTGGAAGAAGATGTTTTCAGCCTTATTGGTCCCAAAAAGTATGATATGCCCTGGAAGACCCTTGAAAAGCAAGGTTGGATAGCGTGTGCAAATTGTATCGAGGTAAGGGTACCTATGCCCGAGGATATAAAAATGGACTATGCCGTAAGCAACAGCAGGGACAAGTTCAGAATTGCCGCCGAGAACTACAAAAAGATGGAGGTTATCGATATCTTGCTTGAAAAGCACAGGGAAGATAATGTCCTGATAATAGGCCAATACATAGAGCAATTGAACAAAATTGCAGATAAAGTGAAGGCCCCTATTATAACAGGGAAAACTCCTAATGAAGAGAGAATCAGGATGTATGAGGATTTCAAAAAAGGAAGATTAAAAACCCTTATTGTATCAAAGGTTGCAAACTTTGCCATCGATTTACCGGATGCAAATGTGGCTATACAGGTGTCAGGGACATTTGGTTCCAGGCAGGAGGAGGCACAAAGGCTGGGAAGAATTTTAAGGCCGAAAGAGAGGGAAAATGTTGCGTATTTTTACAGTCTTGTGACGCAAGAAAGCAGGGAACAGGATTTT